DNA from Streptomyces luteogriseus:
CACCCACGACATGTCCCTGATGGTCGAGCTGTCGGACCGCATGGGCGTGATGTACGGCGGACGGATCGTCGAACTCGCCGACGCCAAGGACCTGTTCGCCCAGCCGCTCCACCCCTACACCGAGGCGCTGATGAACGCCTTCCCGCCGCTGACCGGCCCACGCCAAGAACTCACCGGCCTCTTCGACGCCCCACGCACCGCCGACAGCTGCGGCTTCCACGTCCGCTGTCCCGAGGACCGCTCGGACTGCTCCATGAACATCCCCGACCTGCGCGAGATCGCCCCCGGCCGCTGGGTGGCCCGCAGCCTCGAAGGAGCCCCCCGATGACCGAACCCCTGCTGTCCGTACGCGGTCTGACCAAGGACTTCCAGGTCGGCACCGTCTTCTCCCGGCGCCGCGTCCGAGCCGTCAACGACGTGTCCTTCGACCTGCCGGCCGGCCGGATCACCGCCCTGGTCGGCGAGTCCGGCAGCGGCAAGTCCACCATCGCCCGCTGCCTCGCCCGCCTCGAACAGCCCTCCGCCGGACAGGTGCTGCTCGACGGCGAGGACGTCCTGCGCACCGAGCGACGCCGGGCGTCACGGGCCTACCGCCGCAAGGTCCAGATGGTGTTCCAGGACCCCTTCGGCTCGCTCAACCCCGTCCACCGCATCGAGCACTTCCTCACCCGGGCCCTCGTCCTGCACGGCCATTCCGCCACCCCCGAGGCGCTGCGCGAGCTGATGAAAACGGTCGGCCTGACCGAGGACATGCTGCAGTCCTACCCGCACGAACTCTCCGGCGGCCAGCGTCAGCGCGTCTCCATCGCGCGCGCGTTGGCGGTGGAGCCGCGTCTCATCCTGGCCGACGAACCGACCTCGATGCTGGACGTCTCCGTGCGCGTCGGCGTGCTCAACCTGATGCGCCGCCTGCGCGACGAGCGGAACATCGCCATGCTCTACATCACCCACGACCTGGGCTCCGCCCGCTACCTCGCGGACACCACGATGGTCATGTTCGCCGGCGAACTCGTCGAGGGAGGGGACGCGTTGGCGGTGATGGACGCCCCCGCCCACCCCTACACCCGCCTCCTCCTGTCCGCCGTACCCGACCCCGAACGGGCCGGCAGCTACGACCCCGTCGAGCGCGCCCGCCTGCGCGAGGCGATCCTCAACCCCACGTCCTGCCCCTACGGCGACGACGGCACGTGCAGCCGCACCGAGCCAGTCCGCCACATCGTCGGCGAAGACGACGGCAAGCCCCACTGGGTGCGCTGCCACCTGCGCGCACCCGCCTCCGACATCGCCCGCCGCGTCCTCAAGGCCACCGACCGGCCGGACGACGAGGCCACCGACGACACCCAGAAAGCGGAGACCACCGCCGCATGACCCACGACCTCACCCTTCCCTCCGGCAGTCCCACCGCCGAGGGGCTGGCCGAGCGCGCCCTGCGCGACCCCCACCGCCCCGGCTTCCACTTCACCTCGCCCGGCGGCTGGCTCAACGACCCCAACGGGCTGAGTCACTGGAACGGCGTCTACCACCTCTTCTACCAGTACAACCCGCTCGCCGCCGCCCACCACCGCATCCACTGGGGCCACGCCACCAGCACCGACCTCGTGCACTGGGCCGATGAGCCGGTCGCTTTGGTGCCAGGCTCGGACGGCCCGGACCGCGACGGCTGTTGGTCCGGTGTCCTGGTGGACGACGGGGGAGTACCCACGCTCGTCTACTCGGGCAGGCACGGTGAGCATGAACTCCCTTGCGTGGCCAGGGGATCGGCGGATCTGACGTACTGGACCAAGGATCCGGCCAATCCGGTCATCACGGCCCCGCCCGAGGGCCTCGACACCACCGCCTTCCGCGACCACTGCGTCTGGCGGGAGGGCTCCGGCGAGAACACGGTGTGGCGTCAGCTGGTGGGCTCGGGAATCCGGGGCGTCGGCGGAACGGCCTTCCTGTACGAATCCGACGACCTGCGCAGCTGGCGCTACGTCGGCCCCCTGCTGACCGGCGACGCCTCGCAGAACCGGGGCGAGCTCGACTGGACCGGCACGATGTGGGAGTGCGTCGACCTCTTCCGGCTCGGCGAGGACGAGGAGGCCGGCGGCACCGACGTGCTGGTCTTCTCCGCCTGGGACGAGGGCACCACCCACCACCCCTTGTACTGGACCGGCCGCTACCAGGGCGACACCTTCACCACGACCGCCCTCCACCGCCTCGACTACGGCGGCCGCTACTTCTACGCCCCCCAGTCCACCCGTGACGAGCACGGCCGCCGCATCATGTTCGGCTGGCTCCAGGAGGGCCGCACGGACGAGGCGAACGCGCAGGCCGGCTGGTGCGGTGTGATGTCCCTGCCGAGGGTCGTCACGCTCGCCACGGACGGCGGCCTGCATCAGGCCCCGGTGCCGGAGCTGGCCGAGCTGCGGCGGGAGCGCGCAGAGGTGGCTCCGGGCCGGCTGGCCGGCTCGTACACCCGGCTGCCCGCCGTGCGCGGGGACCAGCTGGACATCGAGACAACCCTGCGTCTCGCTCCCGGAGCGACCGCCCGGCTCGTGCTCCGGGAGACACCGGACGGCGCGGAACGCACGGTCGTGGAGGTGAGCCGGTCACACGACGGAGCGAGCGGCACCCTCCGGCTGCACCGCGAGACCAGCAGCCTCGACTCGACGGTCGACACCGAACCCCGGTACGGCGAAATGCCGTTGGACCCCCACGGGCGGGTCGACCTGCGCGTCCTCGTCGACCACTCCGCACTGGAGATCTTCGCCAACGGGCGTGCCCTGACCGCCCGCATCTACCCCACCCGTCCGGACGAGGCCGTCGGCGTCGGTATCGG
Protein-coding regions in this window:
- a CDS encoding ATP-binding cassette domain-containing protein; translated protein: MTEPLLSVRGLTKDFQVGTVFSRRRVRAVNDVSFDLPAGRITALVGESGSGKSTIARCLARLEQPSAGQVLLDGEDVLRTERRRASRAYRRKVQMVFQDPFGSLNPVHRIEHFLTRALVLHGHSATPEALRELMKTVGLTEDMLQSYPHELSGGQRQRVSIARALAVEPRLILADEPTSMLDVSVRVGVLNLMRRLRDERNIAMLYITHDLGSARYLADTTMVMFAGELVEGGDALAVMDAPAHPYTRLLLSAVPDPERAGSYDPVERARLREAILNPTSCPYGDDGTCSRTEPVRHIVGEDDGKPHWVRCHLRAPASDIARRVLKATDRPDDEATDDTQKAETTAA
- a CDS encoding glycoside hydrolase family 32 protein; amino-acid sequence: MTHDLTLPSGSPTAEGLAERALRDPHRPGFHFTSPGGWLNDPNGLSHWNGVYHLFYQYNPLAAAHHRIHWGHATSTDLVHWADEPVALVPGSDGPDRDGCWSGVLVDDGGVPTLVYSGRHGEHELPCVARGSADLTYWTKDPANPVITAPPEGLDTTAFRDHCVWREGSGENTVWRQLVGSGIRGVGGTAFLYESDDLRSWRYVGPLLTGDASQNRGELDWTGTMWECVDLFRLGEDEEAGGTDVLVFSAWDEGTTHHPLYWTGRYQGDTFTTTALHRLDYGGRYFYAPQSTRDEHGRRIMFGWLQEGRTDEANAQAGWCGVMSLPRVVTLATDGGLHQAPVPELAELRRERAEVAPGRLAGSYTRLPAVRGDQLDIETTLRLAPGATARLVLRETPDGAERTVVEVSRSHDGASGTLRLHRETSSLDSTVDTEPRYGEMPLDPHGRVDLRVLVDHSALEIFANGRALTARIYPTRPDEAVGVGIGADGDVALERFDAWQMASAFTDGPRPLWP